In the Anastrepha obliqua isolate idAnaObli1 chromosome 1, idAnaObli1_1.0, whole genome shotgun sequence genome, one interval contains:
- the LOC129245397 gene encoding zinc finger protein 91-like, with protein sequence MKNIQKNKMDQLFMFSNEYTTDDAEDAANGSSKKETKIKNEPEEVADDGGDDDSYIMPESLLQQMTSTPDAEGEDDNTIFNFGIEPTADKRQSSSLSKPYNSKHPQDAFVNYDIAIMYICPACGSEFDTQSAWKGHINGVHQYNTRRGLNFIPIDKLYHKCLECSKPIAMHAMENLLKHKFTHLPHRCTKCKLCHRLYKYRQDLIVHLRLCHREEVLSMMGNAKNNSNSSSHNNSRATTPALTKGRLEIRDIKGNAVDIFENTNDSVEVKNEPFDPDEQDGENLHEQTTIKSKFPTTSILEDALSRSSSQVSDQRQSENANINERKCEKHIQYICPVCSTEFTIKNDWLSHVQEMHNFCTINGLGFRQRIHSTVECLECKKVMSDKSIEQLQLHKFSHLPCKAWVRCKLCFRTFNSHKDIVKHLLNQHRLDNDEYGDVAADESQDGGSLDPYSAPLNDNDDDQALADEQGKSDVRDIYETQIDYLCPKCGKEFFERKMWRKHIVKAHHYTDLKTLCFVVLNEHQLQCRLCGKIITNAYGVQNAQQHYFTHLPHKAYIRCRICTKSYTDRKGLVKHLRKVHHINPKTAAAAAIAAAASKNIRPQSSFQQPQTPSLVRAPRTAPVKEIVSHNGVIYEIQFLDEGNNDEVFPLNDSSPLFGEGRNDDSFAMPTKRHVCPDCYSTFSTAQALQKHTREQHDFKKPSQAHVCSLCYCTFESGGALQDHKLKHHMKNSTSTIESENNDDDDLLLIPTGNEDVKTNSGAGAPSIEQYFCYLCPACGEEFKSQYEWRRHINDIHYFDRRYELNFSQIDKFHFQCVECKEIVNSAKLKGLQDHKFRHLPYKLYIKCRLCSTCYNHKPNMITHLRIRHNLVDPRESRNSSPSMSPSPQMRFNTSSSYDIPSSTQAFNVFKPLTTEDVISNHNAVDHESITYRCPQCNEAFDTHALWRQHIVTAHDLNSRQGLNFRQLDAHHYICLECYKRVTVTHTKGAIGQLQSHKFRHLPYKSFCCTKCYGLFVRKQMFFKHLNRTTNRCPLLGNERVPNFNTKTKGTPMSLSRPLPGNSGNSGPTKHLNFSITSKEKCPYIIQCPQCGIKFEKWHPWREHIEKVHALHSMASLKFKKINDHLHICIQCKERVTGANFINLQTHRFKHLPYGTYLHCRYCDVRYYYMINIIKHMKQKHPNHGMEQLELQVESRGDEVADPSPATVSMEVDKECEEKEKKDTDNAANDDNQEDEDNAVIIDDDQHENKTVATKDVEYGFGCESSICSYIIQCPQCGIKYDNWHLWQDHIASAHSLHKHDELNFTKIFDWLEECNECKERVNATSLVYLQTHKFKHLPYGMYLQCRYCEAKFNYMINIVRHLKSKHPEHALQQLDQPSGLADVLPDNENEINEEKEEEEEEETNAVGKTKEFGNVEIDVDAEGDDDEEEDDDDDDDDDDDDEEDDDANDVNNGGEDFVERMDVDDKSEDDFEEGEEDDDENDDNDDDDEDDDDEIENYANVNDVEEGPAIDSGENTNIEVPRGAVEDIEEVDEPDEQFVLG encoded by the exons atgaaaaatatccaaaaaaacaaaatggaccAGCTTTTTATGTTCTCAAACGAATATACTACGGATGATGCCGAGGATGCTGCGAATGGCAgtagcaaaaaagaaacaaaaattaaaaacgagcCTGAAGAAGTAGCAGATGATGGTGGAGACGATGATAGCTATATCATGCCTGAATCTCTTTTACAACAAATGACATCTACACCAGATGCAGAAGGTGAAGAtgataatacaatttttaattttggaatagAACCAACTGCGGATAAACGTCAGTCGTCGAGTTTATCgaaaccatataactcaaagcATCCTCAAGATGCGTTTGTTAATTATGATATAGCAATAATGTACATTTGTCCAGCTTGCGGTTCAGAGTTTGATACGCAAAGCGCTTGGAAGGGACATATAAATGGAGTTCACCAATACAATACACGACGCGGCTTGAATTTCATACCAATTGACAAGTTATATCACAAATGTCTAGAATGTAGCAAGCCTATTGCCATGCATGCTATGGAGAATTTGCTAAAGCATAAATTTACACATTTACCCCATCGCTGTACAAAATGTAAACTTTGTCATCGTTTATATAAATATAGACAGGACTTGATTGTGCACTTGCGATTGTGTCATCGCGAAGAAGTATTATCAATGATgggaaatgcaaaaaataactcTAACAGTAGCAGCCATAACAATAGTCGGGCAACTACACCCGCGTTGACAAAGGGACGATTAGAGATCAGGGATATTAAAGGTAATGCAGTGGACATATTTGAAAACACAAACGACAGTGTTGAGGTGAAAAATGAACCATTTGATCCTGATGAACAAGACGGGGAAAATTTGCATGAACAAACTACAATTAAATCTAAGTTTCCTACCACCTCAATTTTAGAAGATGCACTTAGTCGAAGTTCTTCACAAGTTTCCGATCAACGTCAAAGTGAAAATGCCAATATTAATGAGAGAAAATGTGAAAAGCACATACAATATATTTGCCCGGTTTGTAGCACGGAGTTTACGATAAAGAATGATTGGCTCTCACACGTACAAGAAATGCACAATTTTTGTACCATAAACGGACTTGGGTTTCGACAGCGTATTCATTCCACTGTAGAGTGTTTGGAATGTAAAAAG GTTATGTCTGATAAATCAATAGAACAACTGCAGTTACACAAATTCTCTCACCTCCCATGTAAAGCATGGGTGCGCTGTAAGCTTTGTTTCCGCACATTCAATAGCCACAAAGATATTGTAAAGCATTTACTTAATCAACATCGTCTTGATAATGATGAGTATGGCGATGTGGCCGCCGATGAGAGCCAAGACGGTGGTTCGTTAGATCCATATTCGGCACCATTAAATGACAATGACGACGATCAAGCACTAGCTGACGAGCAAGGAAAGAGCGATGTTCGTGATATTTATGAGACGCAAATAGATTACTTATGTCCAAAGTGTGGCAAAGAGTTTTTCGAAAGGAAAATGTGGCGCAAGCACATTGTCAAAGCACACCACTATACCGATTTAAAGACACTATGTTTTGTAGTTTTGAATGAGCATCAACTGCAATGTCGACTGTGCGGCAAAATAATTACGAATGCCTACGGCGTGCAAAATGCGCAACAACATTATTTCACACATTTACCTCACAAAGCATACATAAGATGTCGTATATGTACCAAATCATATACGGATCGCAAGGGTCTAGTTAAGCATTTGCGCAAAGTTCATCATATTAATCCCAAaaccgcagcagcagcagcgattGCTGCAGCAGCTAGCAAGAACATACGACCACAATCATCATTCCAACAACCACAAACTCCATCGCTGGTGAGAGCACCGCGTACGGCACCAGTTAAGGAAATTGTTAGTCATAACGGTGTAATATATGAGATACAATTTTTGGATGAAGGCAATAATGATGAAGTATTCCCGTTGAATGATTCATCACCGTTGTTCGGTGAAGGCAGAAATGATGACAGTTTTGCTATGCCCACAAAACGACATGTATGCCCTGATTGTTACTCTACCTTCAGTACGGCACAAGCACTGCAAAAGCATACTCGAGAACAACATGACTTCAAGAAGCCCTCACAAGCTCATGTCTGCTCTTTATGTTATTGTACATTTGAGTCTGGAGGCGCATTACAAGACCATAAACTGAAGCATCATATGAAAAATTCGACGTCTACAATTGAAAGCGAAAACAATGACGATGACGATTTGCTTTTGATACCTACTGGAAATGAAGACGTAAAGACCAACTCAGGTGCTGGCGCACCAAGCATTGAGCAATATTTTTGCTATCTATGTCCCGCATGCGGTGAAGAATTTAAATCACAATATGAGTGGCGTCGTCACATCAACGATATTCACTACTTCGATCGACGTTACGAATTAAACTTTAGCCAAATAGATAAATTTCATTTCCAGTGTGTGGAATGTAAGGAAATTGTAAATAGTGCTAAATTGAAAGGTCTACAAGACCACAAATTCCGTCACTTGCCGTATAAGCTGTATATAAAATGTCGCCTCTGTAGCACATGTTACAATCACAAACCTAATATGATCACGCATCTACGTATACGTCACAATTTGGTAGATCCACGTGAATCCCGCAATTCCAGCCCATCGATGTCACCGTCGCCTCAAATGCGCTTTAATACAAGTAGCTCATATGACATTCCATCGTCCACGCAAGCATTTAACGTGTTCAAACCTTTGACGACTGAGGATGTAATTTCTAACCACAATGCCGTAGATCACGAATCGATAACCTACCGATGCCCGCAATGCAATGAAGCATTTGATACACACGCTCTATGGCGTCAGCATATTGTCACGGCACATGACCTTAACAGTCGGCAAGGATTGAATTTCCGTCAATTAGACGCGCACCACTATATTTGTTTGGAGTGTTATAAACGCGTCACAGTAACACATACGAAGGGTGCGATTGGACAACTGCAGTCCCACAAATTCCGTCACTTGCCATACAAATCTTTTTGTTGCACCAAATGCTATGGACTATTTGTAcgtaaacaaatgttttttaagCATCTAAATCGTACAACCAATAGGTGCCCGTTGTTAGGAAATGAGCGCGTACCCAATTTCAACACCAAAACAAAGGGCACACCCATGAGTTTATCGCGTCCCTTGCCAGGCAACAGTGGAAATTCCGGTCCTACAAAACACCTGAACTTTTCGATAACATCTAAAGAAAAATGTCCGTACATTATACAATGCCCGCAATGTGGCATCAAATTCGAAAAATGGCATCCATGGCGCGAGCACATTGAAAAAGTGCATGCTTTGCATAGCATGGCATCACTCAAATTCAAAAAGATCAACGATCATTTGCACATTTGCATTCAATGCAAGGAGCGTGTTACAGGCGCAAATTTCATCAATCTGCAAACACACCGGTTTAAGCACTTGCCTTATGGCACCTATCTCCATTGCCGATACTGTGATGTGAGGTATTACTATATGATTAACATTATCAAGCACATGAAGCAAAAACACCCAAATCATGGAATGGAACAACTCGAACTACAAGTGGAGAGCAGAGGGGACGAAGTGGCCGATCCCTCACCGGCCACAGTCAGTATGGAGGTGGATAAGGAGTGCGAAGAAAAAGAGAAGAAGGATACTGACAACGCTGCCAATGATGATAATCAAGAGGATGAAGACAATGCAGTGATTATAGATGATGatcaacatgaaaataaaactgttGCGACAAAGGATGTGGAATATGGTTTCGGTTGCGAATCGTCGATATGCTCATACATTATACAATGTCCGCAATGTGGTATAAAATATGATAATTGGCACTTGTGGCAGGATCACATCGCCAGTGCACATTCGTTGCATAAACATGATGAGCTCAATTTCACCAAAATATTCGATTGGTTGGAGGAGTGTAACGAATGTAAAGAACGTGTAAATGCCACATCTCTCGTTTATTTGCAAACTCACAAATTTAAGCATTTGCCATATGGCATGTATCTGCAGTGTCGCTACTGTGAAGCCAAATTTAACTACATGATAAACATTGTTAGACACTTGAAGTCGAAACATCCAGAGCATGCACTGCAGCAACTGGATCAACCCAGCGGGTTGGCGGATGTTTTGCCAGATAATGAAAATGAGATAAATGAAGagaaggaggaggaggaggaggaggagacGAATGCTGTAGGTAAAACGAAGGAGTTTGGTAATGTGGAGATTGACGTCGATGCTGAGGGTGATGACGACGAAg
- the LOC129249037 gene encoding thiamin pyrophosphokinase 1: MVKLWATLLMLHLKQTNNSTAFVNTFLAEFLNFVTFSESVLQRRLLFVCPMYLNGEKTKPTNDSCNSKQISLWIPSKLVGGCHTFGSGYACIVLNRTLQAPPQTIKQVWQNAQIRCLIDGGANHWREFLQKHCALEKLKEPEYITGDFDSITEETRKYFSAPNTKYQHTPDQNETDFTKALRFLQPQMRAQNLHEVIALQENTGRLDQIVANINTLFKLQSDTLNVYLLSSACLSWLLLPGKHTIVVPKELVACHRWCALMPIGSRADMVTTRGLKWNLSQSPLEFGYMVSTSNTYEAEEVYVETDSSLVWSMGLWTQKD; encoded by the exons ATGGTCAAATTATGGGCAACCCTGCTTATGTTACATTTAAAGCAAACCAACAACTCGACTGCATTCGTTAACACATTTCTTGcagaatttttgaactttgtgaCCTTCTCCGAAAGTGTGCTACAACGCCGACTTCTTTTTGTCTGCCCAATGTATTTAAATGGAGAGAAAACCAAACCCACCAACGATAGTTGCAACAGCAAACAAATTAGTCTTTGGATTCCCAGTAAATTAGTTGGCGGCTGCCATACATTTGGGAGCGGTTACGCTTGCATCGTTTTGAACCGCACACTGCAAGCGCCAccacaaacaataaaacaagtATGGCAAAATg CACAAATTCGTTGCTTAATAGATGGCGGTGCCAACCATTGGCGTGAATTTCTACAAAAGCATTGTGCcctcgaaaaattaaaagagcCCGAATACATAACAGGTGATTTCGACTCCATAACAGAGGAAACTCGTAAATATTTCAGTGCACCTAACACTAAATATCAACACACACCTGACCAAAATGAAACTGATTTTACAAAAGCTCTTCGGTTTTTACAACCGCAAATGAGAGCACAGAATCTTCACGAAGTTATTGCATTGCAAGAGAATACGGGCCGTCTCGATCAAATCGtggcaaatataaatacattattCAAATTACAAAGCGATACTCTAAATGTATATCTCCTGAGTAGTGCTTGTTTGAGTTGGCTACTCCTGCCTGGAAAGCATACAATTGTAGTACCAAAAGAACTAGTAGCCTGCCATCGTTGGTGTGCTTTGATGCCGATTGGAAGTAGGGCCGATATGGTTACTACTAGAGGATTAAAGtggaatttat CACAATCCCCGCTGGAGTTTGGTTATATGGTTAGCACATCGAATACTTATGAAGCTGAAGAGGTCTATGTAGAAACAGATAGCAGTTTAGTGTGGTCCATGGGATTATGGACACAAAAAGATTAA
- the LOC129249031 gene encoding uncharacterized protein LOC129249031 yields the protein MSTPYASSGNSGHNDFANPRLESHMTFVCPECGVEFESQQDWRRHLNEEHDYIHKTPADFDFKEISESFHECQVCHKWVANANQAIALLQYHRFLHLPFNRTYRCRHCKGGFTRKRALCEHLYRFHSRQIIMAEKMRQVESETTTNVIPTAEQKLLRDPRQNPEFYLRFICPQCGKTVERFEQWLKHLDSHQSTSNDLRMHRISGSRNHYCLQCRKLLYTNEHPKLQRHRFTHLPFRLYFKCAFCMVKKSFKSEIFRHFIYAHPRHFNEAKPFVRKPIEWGAKINDRLNTELDAILRRYRVTDSSEEMDATNDNKRGRPLKKQTYASEKARLAAKQQEQRSSGLPTTVNRRSNVRIIKDYNMIDNKYVATPTESATEDDFEELCADVFESIEEESQPYPSKLNIDSRSKVKGENLKQENTVDEEQVICIEINTVDENNETSAQHNFVRTPPRKRLKLSESKTSSKLTKLPPTANMEDKMSKLPVIDKSSKKALLEEYIRYLCPECGCEFNEQSSWRTHVFNEHNIENAIQTNFQLLENQQSYLCLDCMDVQHTSKYAELQRHRFMHMPFQAYLKCKLCSKTKSSKPKMMHHLQECHDYKDNMPSKHSTFDNTEFTAELYACEVCRKYFTTKEKLRLHRAQACSVRPNGLRSGGTYNNISNNDASNNTNATIANNMKLLVHLKQAHARMKRMLKCETF from the coding sequence ATGTCGACTCCATATGCTAGTAGTGGTAACAGTGGGCACAACGATTTCGCTAATCCTCGATTGGAGTCGCACATGACTTTTGTGTGCCCTGAATGTGGAGTTGAATTCGAATCGCAACAGGATTGGCGTCGCCATTTAAATGAGGAACATGACTACATACACAAAACGCCAGCAGATTTTGACTTTAAAGAGATTAGTGAGAGCTTCCATGAATGTCAAGTATGTCATAAATGGGTGGCTAATGCCAATCAGGCCATTGCACTACTCCAATATCATCGTTTTTTACACTTGCCATTTAACCGAACCTATCGTTGTCGCCACTGCAAAGGCGGATTTACTCGGAAACGTGCACTCTGCGAACACCTCTATCGATTCCACAGCCGGCAAATTATTATGGCAGAAAAAATGCGACAAGTCGAAAGTGAGACCACCACCAATGTAATCCCAACGGCGGAACAGAAACTACTTCGCGATCCACGTCAAAATCCTGAATTTTACTTACGTTTTATTTGCCCGCAATGCGGGAAGACTGTGGAGAGGTTCGAACAGTGGCTCAAGCATTTGGACTCGCATCAGTCCACTTCTAATGATTTGCGAATGCATCGCATCTCGGGTTCCCGCAACCATTACTGTTTGCAATGCCGCAAACTTTTGTATACCAATGAACATCCAAAATTGCAGCGACATCGCTTCACACATCTGCCCTTCCGTTTATACTTTAAATGCGCCTTCTGTATGGTAAAGAAATCTTTCAAATCGGAAATATTTCGACATTTCATTTATGCACATCCGCGACATTTCAACGAAGCCAAGCCATTTGTAAGGAAACCTATTGAGTGGGGAGCAAAGATAAATGATCGTCTGAACACTGAGCTGGATGCAATATTGAGACGGTATAGAGTAACGGATAGCAGCGAGGAGATGGATGCAACCAACGACAATAAGCGCGGGAGACCACTGAAGAAGCAAACATATGCCAGTGAAAAGGCTCGACTTGCTGCTAAGCAACAAGAGCAGAGAAGTAGTGGATTGCCCACTACTGTAAACCGACGAAGTAATGTCCGGATCATTAAAGACTACAATATGATAGATAATAAATATGTTGCTACTCCCACTGAGTCAGCCACAGAAGACGACTTTGAAGAATTATGCGCTGACGTATTCGAGTCAATTGAAGAGGAATCACAACCATACCCTTCTAAACTAAACATCGATAGCAGGTCTAAAGTTAAAGGTGAAAATTTGAAACAAGAAAATACAGTTGACGAAGAGCAAGTAATATGCATTGAAATAAATACAGTGGACGAGAATAATGAAACATCAGCGCAGCACAACTTTGTTAGAACGCCGCCACGAAAACGTTTAAAATTAAGCGAGTCGAAAACATCGTCAAAGCTTACAAAATTACCGCCCACAGCCAACATGGAGGACAAAATGTCCAAGCTCCCTGTAATCGATAAATCCAGCAAGAAAGCACTACTGGAAGAGTACATTCGATATCTCTGTCCTGAATGTGGCTGTGAATTCAATGAGCAATCTAGTTGGCGCACGCATGTTTTCAACGAGCACAACATTGAAAATGCAATTCAAACGAATTTTCAATTGCTAGAAAATCAACAGTCCTATCTTTGTCTCGACTGCATGGATGTGCAGCACACCTCCAAGTACGCCGAACTCCAGCGTCATCGCTTCATGCATATGCCATTCCAAGCTTATTTAAAATGCAAACTTTGCTCGAAAACAAAATCCAGTAAACCGAAAATGATGCATCATCTACAAGAATGTCATGATTATAAAGATAATATGCCTAGCAAACACAGTACTTTCGATAATACCGAGTTCACGGCAGAGCTCTATGCGTGCGAAGTTTGCAGAAAGTATTTCAcgacaaaagaaaaattgcgTTTACATCGTGCGCAGGCGTGTAGCGTGCGTCCGAATGGGCTACGAAGTGGGGGCACATATAACAATATTAGCAATAACGATGCCAGTAATAACACGAATGCTACCATcgcaaataatatgaaattgctGGTACATTTGAAGCAGGCTCACGCACGAATGAAACGTATGCTAAAGTGCGAaacattttaa